From Wolbachia endosymbiont (group A) of Longitarsus flavicornis, the proteins below share one genomic window:
- a CDS encoding protein TolB: MKLFVQLVLFISLFIPYFTKAALYVDIKKSSVGNISLVVSKCTCKTALESELSENIAKVIGTNLSNCGLFNVKRGAEVESWKSDTVVTVSLSEISGSALELSFRLFDTFTKRELLTQSVVFPAKDWRKIGHLVSDVIHDRLIGEKGHFNTKITYIAEEKDSNYKSVRKIAVMNQDGSNIKYLTNGDRFVSTPRFSPNGKGIVYISYANGKSYIILKNLKDNTESIISAFEGVVSAPRFSPDGKSLLISHSLGGETNILSLDLSSKRTKKITKGSAISTSPSFSPDQKYMAFSSDISGSQQLYVIDFTNKSKKPKRISFGSGRYATPVWSPKGDLIAFTKIQSGKFYIGVMKPDGKEERLLSEGHKIESPAWLPSGREIIFTRTESPSNSKLYLVDLVKKNQKMVSTPTNASLPDWSYF, encoded by the coding sequence TTATTTTACAAAAGCTGCTTTATATGTTGATATAAAAAAAAGCAGTGTTGGTAACATCAGTCTTGTTGTATCTAAATGTACATGTAAAACAGCGCTGGAAAGCGAATTAAGCGAAAATATTGCAAAGGTAATAGGAACAAACTTATCTAATTGTGGCTTATTTAATGTAAAACGTGGTGCGGAAGTTGAATCTTGGAAAAGCGATACTGTAGTCACAGTAAGTTTAAGTGAAATATCTGGTAGTGCCTTAGAGCTATCATTTCGTTTGTTTGACACTTTTACAAAAAGAGAATTACTTACTCAGTCAGTTGTTTTTCCAGCAAAAGACTGGAGAAAAATTGGTCACCTCGTTTCGGATGTGATACATGATAGATTGATTGGTGAGAAAGGGCACTTCAACACAAAAATCACGTATATCGCTGAAGAAAAAGATAGCAACTACAAATCTGTGCGTAAAATTGCTGTGATGAATCAAGATGGAAGTAATATAAAATACTTAACAAATGGCGATAGATTTGTGTCAACACCGAGATTCTCACCAAATGGAAAGGGTATTGTTTATATCTCGTACGCAAATGGTAAAAGTTATATAATATTAAAAAATTTAAAAGATAACACTGAATCAATAATCAGCGCATTTGAAGGAGTTGTTTCTGCACCAAGATTTTCTCCTGATGGTAAATCTCTTTTAATTTCCCACTCATTGGGTGGTGAAACGAATATATTATCTTTAGATTTAAGTAGTAAACGGACAAAAAAAATTACTAAAGGTTCAGCTATAAGCACTTCTCCCTCTTTTTCTCCAGATCAAAAGTATATGGCTTTTAGTTCTGATATAAGTGGGAGTCAGCAACTGTACGTTATCGATTTTACTAACAAAAGTAAAAAACCTAAAAGAATTAGTTTTGGAAGTGGAAGATATGCTACGCCTGTTTGGTCGCCAAAAGGAGATCTGATAGCTTTTACAAAGATTCAGTCAGGAAAATTTTACATAGGAGTTATGAAGCCAGATGGCAAAGAAGAACGTCTGCTTTCAGAGGGGCATAAAATTGAATCCCCGGCATGGCTACCAAGTGGTAGAGAAATCATTTTTACAAGAACAGAATCACCAAGCAACTCTAAACTATATTTAGTAGACTTAGTAAAGAAAAATCAAAAAATGGTTTCCACTCCTACAAATGCTTCTTTACCGGATTGGTCTTATTTTTGA
- the gatC gene encoding Asp-tRNA(Asn)/Glu-tRNA(Gln) amidotransferase subunit GatC: MPAKSTEDVITSLIEFANKRKITITKEEMLKIAQLVRIKLSNDEIDHYSKELTMLDWIHDTLLQVNTEGVSPMRYGSIDKDIHVRDDVINSQNIKEEILSNTKPEHGYFVVPKVIND, from the coding sequence ATGCCAGCTAAGTCAACAGAAGACGTTATTACTTCACTAATAGAATTTGCAAATAAGAGAAAAATCACAATTACCAAAGAAGAAATGCTTAAAATTGCACAGCTTGTAAGGATTAAGTTATCAAATGACGAGATTGATCACTACTCCAAAGAACTGACAATGCTGGATTGGATACATGATACTTTATTGCAAGTTAATACTGAAGGTGTTTCTCCTATGCGTTATGGCAGTATAGACAAGGACATTCATGTACGCGATGATGTTATAAATTCTCAAAATATTAAAGAAGAGATATTGTCCAATACAAAACCTGAGCATGGGTATTTTGTAGTGCCAAAGGTTATAAACGATTAA
- a CDS encoding ribose-phosphate diphosphokinase encodes MKIIIGSASEGLGESVVNRLDVQPSSAWISKFTDGEVNVEVANDLYNQEVYIVQSLSPPVNDNLMELLLIIDAVNRSGAKRITAIIPYYGYSRQDRIIKNNNMQSALSAKLVANLIQTAGASSVAVIDLHSSQIEGFFDVPVTNLNCFEAFVDSIHTENLAIVAPDVGAIGRARAFAKTLEKKYKIELSNKIIVVDKYREKAGTSQVMNIIGEVANKNCVIVDDIVDSGGTLCNAALTLKNCGAKSVISCITHGVLSGSAVEKISSSSLDKLVITDTILHKLEKTGKIEVVSVVNILTHFIQGGRNAS; translated from the coding sequence ATGAAGATAATAATAGGTAGTGCTAGTGAAGGATTAGGGGAATCAGTAGTTAACCGGCTAGATGTTCAACCATCCTCTGCTTGGATATCAAAGTTTACCGATGGCGAGGTAAATGTAGAAGTAGCAAATGATCTGTATAATCAAGAAGTATACATAGTACAATCTCTTTCTCCCCCTGTGAATGATAACCTTATGGAGCTTCTGCTTATAATTGATGCAGTAAATAGGTCAGGAGCAAAAAGAATAACGGCAATTATTCCTTATTATGGATATAGCAGACAAGATAGAATTATCAAAAACAATAATATGCAATCTGCTTTAAGTGCTAAATTAGTTGCAAATCTTATTCAAACTGCAGGTGCAAGTAGTGTTGCAGTTATTGATTTGCACTCAAGTCAAATTGAAGGATTCTTTGATGTACCGGTAACTAATTTGAACTGTTTTGAAGCATTTGTTGACTCTATACACACGGAAAATTTGGCAATTGTTGCACCTGATGTTGGAGCAATTGGCAGAGCACGTGCTTTTGCAAAGACTTTAGAGAAAAAGTATAAGATAGAGTTAAGTAATAAGATTATTGTAGTAGATAAATATAGAGAGAAAGCAGGCACATCTCAAGTAATGAACATAATAGGAGAAGTTGCAAACAAAAATTGTGTCATTGTTGACGATATAGTTGACTCTGGTGGAACGTTGTGTAATGCAGCTCTTACTCTAAAAAATTGCGGAGCAAAATCCGTAATTTCATGCATCACACATGGTGTGCTTTCAGGAAGTGCAGTTGAGAAAATCTCTTCCTCTTCTTTAGATAAATTAGTGATTACGGATACCATACTTCACAAACTTGAAAAAACTGGTAAAATAGAAGTTGTTTCGGTTGTAAATATTTTAACTCACTTCATCCAAGGAGGTAGAAATGCCAGCTAA
- a CDS encoding UvrD-helicase domain-containing protein: MRSNAINPNFSVWVNASAGTGKTKILIDRVLRLLLENKRNILCLTFTNAAANEMENRIHSILSKWAICSDSELIMDLEQLDFFPMSSQCVTLGSRENKDYLTRARRLFSELENLGLTIQTIHAFCYKLISSFPIEAGIAPNCTLSECKELHPIIFNKVLHNETVQDDINLIAAEFDENKLRDLLYTLCIKRSMSANDSEYIKDKLNAPDGIHDLQSETTEHIKKLAEILSEGSKRDQSYSEILYDWCNSTNKEDIESLAKVFLKSESHEKKSISSIATKSILEKFKDAEQIIESVQNVVFTHIRDMNSYQIFKRTSSLLGVFKVYVDLYNSEKSKNALLDYNDIIDLATNLLSNPNYKDWILFNLDQKIDHILVDEAQDNSISQWKIITNLCDEFFAGNDEKRTLFVVGDVKQSIYRFQGANPHLFNYMQQYFHTKTGGRDWISCQLEKSFRSTPEVLMLVDRIFNNFRAEISFNDNEIKHVPHRENDQGYIEIWPALPRRKEKEQQALQIPLTCRENYIIADRLLAQTIANKIHNWLNEGRILVAKDRHIEPRDIMILVRQRNVLVDYIISELKKANVPVVGRDYFRIMDYIAVQDLIALAEFLLLPANDLALANALKSPLFNFTEDDLFNIAYDRKEHSLWERIQDYSVVIYSELNYLINLSRIESPLALFTHILRTGKKKFAARLGLECFEVLDEFMNLVLQFKNPSLQAFVQWIKENNPEIKNDMQSERNAVRIMTIHKSKGLQAPIVFLVDTNTVPRNSESIIFDGTEVPFWCGKNNNAYCDQVKREKKLEDYNEYLRLLYVALTRAEDELYILSKEPVQKGSWYDLITQYGEPYEKKQAYLQPIFKEKVEVLCVNANYPYIYKKRDYFDVPVISLPPNLSMSFQRVTLESSEKEGAEWIPVSATWMTDGYARGLIIHSILQYMPKIEKERRKNWVRKYLDNINTSEDKDEIYSKILAFNERYGYLFDLEGKSEITLSGTIDGEPVLVRLDRLCITQDKAIIIDYKSHRNVSVSLLNEIKKQMLTYKTLVQEIYPNKQVEFMVIWVEDLTLQSDF, from the coding sequence ATGAGATCAAATGCCATAAATCCTAATTTCTCTGTATGGGTAAATGCGTCCGCTGGTACAGGCAAAACAAAAATCTTAATAGACAGAGTATTGAGACTTTTATTAGAAAACAAAAGAAATATTCTTTGCTTAACATTTACCAATGCTGCAGCAAACGAGATGGAAAATCGCATTCACAGCATACTCAGTAAGTGGGCAATATGTTCAGATAGTGAATTAATAATGGATCTGGAACAACTAGATTTCTTTCCGATGTCATCCCAGTGCGTGACACTGGGATCCAGAGAAAATAAAGATTATTTAACAAGAGCAAGAAGGCTTTTCTCTGAACTGGAAAATCTTGGTCTAACCATACAAACCATACACGCTTTCTGTTACAAATTAATCTCCAGCTTTCCCATAGAAGCTGGCATCGCCCCAAATTGCACGCTGAGCGAATGCAAAGAATTACATCCCATCATATTCAATAAAGTGCTTCATAACGAAACTGTGCAGGATGATATCAATCTTATTGCGGCTGAATTTGATGAAAATAAACTACGCGATTTGCTTTATACTTTATGTATAAAAAGATCGATGTCAGCAAATGATTCGGAATATATCAAAGATAAACTCAATGCTCCAGATGGAATTCATGATTTACAGAGTGAAACGACTGAGCACATAAAAAAATTAGCTGAAATATTAAGCGAGGGTAGTAAGAGAGATCAGAGTTACAGTGAAATACTTTATGATTGGTGTAATAGCACCAATAAGGAGGATATAGAAAGTCTAGCCAAGGTATTTCTAAAATCAGAATCGCACGAAAAAAAGAGCATATCATCCATTGCAACAAAAAGTATTTTGGAGAAATTCAAAGATGCAGAGCAAATAATAGAGAGCGTTCAGAATGTAGTATTTACCCATATAAGAGACATGAACTCTTATCAAATATTCAAGAGAACCAGTAGCTTACTTGGTGTATTCAAAGTATATGTTGATTTGTATAATAGTGAAAAATCAAAAAATGCACTGCTTGACTACAATGATATAATTGACTTAGCAACAAATCTTCTCAGCAATCCAAACTATAAAGATTGGATATTGTTTAACTTAGATCAAAAAATAGATCACATCCTTGTTGACGAGGCACAAGACAATAGCATCAGCCAGTGGAAAATTATAACAAATCTCTGCGATGAATTTTTTGCCGGCAATGATGAAAAGCGAACCTTATTTGTAGTTGGTGACGTAAAACAATCCATATACAGATTTCAAGGAGCAAATCCCCATCTATTCAACTACATGCAACAATACTTTCATACGAAAACTGGTGGCAGAGATTGGATATCATGCCAACTTGAAAAGTCATTTCGTTCAACTCCAGAAGTTTTGATGCTTGTAGATAGAATATTTAATAACTTCCGCGCAGAAATATCTTTTAATGATAATGAAATAAAACATGTTCCACATAGAGAAAATGACCAAGGATATATTGAAATTTGGCCAGCGTTACCAAGGCGCAAAGAGAAAGAACAGCAAGCTTTACAAATTCCTCTGACATGCAGGGAAAATTATATAATAGCAGATCGATTACTTGCTCAAACAATAGCCAACAAAATTCACAATTGGTTAAATGAAGGGCGAATTTTAGTCGCTAAAGATCGCCATATAGAACCAAGAGACATTATGATTCTGGTACGGCAACGAAACGTATTAGTTGATTACATAATAAGCGAACTTAAAAAAGCAAACGTACCAGTTGTAGGACGGGACTATTTTAGAATTATGGACTATATAGCCGTGCAGGACTTAATAGCTTTGGCTGAGTTTTTGCTCCTTCCAGCAAATGATTTAGCTCTTGCAAATGCTTTAAAATCACCACTGTTTAATTTTACCGAGGATGATTTATTTAACATTGCATACGACCGTAAAGAGCATTCACTATGGGAAAGAATTCAGGATTATTCTGTGGTTATCTATAGTGAATTAAACTATCTCATTAACTTATCTCGCATAGAGTCTCCTCTTGCACTATTTACACATATATTGCGTACAGGTAAGAAGAAATTTGCTGCAAGGCTAGGTCTTGAGTGCTTCGAGGTTCTAGACGAATTTATGAACCTTGTGTTGCAATTTAAAAACCCATCTCTTCAAGCATTTGTTCAATGGATCAAGGAGAATAACCCAGAGATTAAGAATGATATGCAATCAGAACGCAATGCTGTGCGAATAATGACAATTCACAAATCAAAAGGTCTGCAAGCTCCCATAGTATTTTTGGTTGATACAAATACGGTGCCAAGAAACAGTGAAAGCATTATCTTTGATGGAACAGAAGTGCCATTTTGGTGTGGAAAAAACAACAACGCTTATTGCGATCAAGTAAAAAGAGAGAAAAAACTAGAGGATTATAATGAATATTTGCGTTTATTATACGTAGCACTCACACGTGCTGAAGATGAGTTATACATCTTAAGTAAAGAGCCAGTGCAAAAGGGCTCTTGGTATGATCTAATCACTCAGTATGGAGAACCATATGAAAAGAAACAAGCATATTTACAGCCAATATTTAAAGAAAAAGTTGAAGTACTATGTGTGAACGCAAACTACCCTTACATTTATAAAAAACGTGATTACTTTGACGTTCCGGTCATTTCCCTTCCGCCAAACCTATCAATGTCATTCCAGCGCGTGACGCTGGAATCCAGTGAAAAAGAAGGAGCAGAATGGATCCCAGTGTCAGCTACTTGGATGACAGATGGTTATGCAAGAGGCCTGATTATTCACAGCATATTGCAATATATGCCCAAGATAGAAAAAGAAAGGAGAAAAAATTGGGTCAGAAAATACCTTGATAACATAAACACCAGCGAAGATAAGGATGAAATTTATAGTAAAATATTAGCCTTTAATGAAAGATATGGCTATTTGTTTGACTTGGAAGGCAAATCAGAGATTACACTGAGTGGAACAATTGATGGCGAACCAGTATTAGTACGACTAGATAGGCTATGCATAACGCAAGATAAAGCAATCATAATTGACTACAAATCACACCGTAACGTTTCTGTTTCCTTATTAAATGAAATAAAAAAGCAAATGTTGACCTATAAAACCTTAGTACAAGAAATATATCCAAACAAGCAGGTAGAGTTCATGGTCATTTGGGTGGAAGATTTAACCTTGCAATCTGACTTTTGA
- a CDS encoding 4-(cytidine 5'-diphospho)-2-C-methyl-D-erythritol kinase, producing MKSFCVKAPAKINLFLHVVDKKETGYHLIEGLFVFANLSNFLEIKVGEKDSRYDNSTVEFINSESRINNQYNTVMKAVNLLLRHAPVRTRVSIRVVKNIPIAAGLGSGSSDAGAVVRTLGKLWEIDRTILNEIALNVGADVPASVDSKPVFVRGIGEELCHIKKFSLPTNVVLVKPKKRFLSTPEVFSKHEGKFSEPIKWSDDAEKDLLKLLKETRNDLQEIAISLVPEIKDVISTLESQEGSILSRMSGSGVSCFGIFDSEENAKAAAVNIGKKQPEWWVCDTQLIV from the coding sequence ATGAAAAGTTTTTGTGTAAAGGCGCCTGCAAAAATCAATCTTTTTTTGCATGTTGTAGACAAAAAAGAAACAGGGTATCACTTGATTGAAGGTTTATTTGTCTTTGCTAATCTCTCTAATTTTTTGGAAATAAAAGTAGGTGAGAAGGATTCTAGATACGATAACTCTACAGTTGAATTTATAAACTCCGAGTCTAGAATAAATAACCAGTATAACACTGTAATGAAAGCGGTTAATCTGCTGCTTAGACATGCTCCAGTGCGTACTAGAGTTTCTATCAGAGTTGTAAAGAACATACCAATTGCTGCAGGACTCGGTAGCGGGTCCTCAGATGCTGGAGCTGTGGTACGTACGCTAGGGAAGCTGTGGGAGATTGATAGGACGATTTTAAATGAAATAGCCTTAAACGTTGGTGCTGATGTTCCCGCAAGCGTAGATAGCAAGCCAGTTTTTGTTAGAGGTATTGGCGAAGAATTATGCCACATTAAAAAATTCTCTTTACCTACAAATGTGGTGCTTGTGAAACCGAAAAAAAGGTTTTTGAGTACACCAGAGGTATTTTCCAAACATGAAGGAAAATTTTCTGAGCCAATTAAATGGAGCGATGACGCTGAAAAGGATTTGTTGAAGCTTCTTAAAGAGACGAGAAACGATCTTCAAGAAATAGCAATAAGCCTTGTACCTGAAATTAAGGATGTGATATCAACACTTGAGTCACAAGAAGGCTCTATACTTTCTCGCATGTCGGGCAGTGGTGTATCATGTTTTGGAATATTCGATAGTGAGGAAAATGCAAAAGCTGCTGCAGTTAATATCGGAAAAAAGCAACCAGAATGGTGGGTATGTGACACTCAATTAATAGTTTGA
- a CDS encoding Mth938-like domain-containing protein, which produces MPLISENKNLINGYREGKFLVNNQEYCGSIIVFPEKVIKLKESDINSKEHFESFLTEEIEILLIGTGKTRNILSSSVKSYLMEQKGLNFEFMTTGAACRTHNVLISEDRFVVSYLIAI; this is translated from the coding sequence ATGCCCTTAATTTCCGAGAATAAAAATCTTATAAATGGTTACAGGGAAGGAAAATTTTTGGTAAACAATCAAGAATATTGCGGCTCAATTATAGTTTTTCCTGAAAAGGTGATTAAATTGAAAGAAAGTGATATAAATAGCAAGGAACATTTTGAATCTTTTTTAACGGAGGAAATAGAAATTTTGTTAATAGGTACTGGTAAAACACGCAATATACTAAGTTCTTCAGTAAAGTCCTATCTTATGGAGCAAAAAGGTTTAAATTTTGAATTTATGACAACCGGTGCAGCATGCAGAACCCATAACGTTTTAATATCCGAAGATAGATTTGTTGTCAGTTATCTAATAGCCATATAG
- a CDS encoding metal ABC transporter permease, with amino-acid sequence MLEIFTQDFFINSLIAVVMISLVTGALGSFMIWQRLSYLGDSLSHSSLLGVALALIFKISPSLSIMLIAITFAILLSLNFNRLYSADTILNIVTNVVLSSSLILMSFLPSGNNSIISSLFGDILTLDQSDIVLIFLTSAVVTLILIFRWRYWLMISINQDLAVVEKINVTFVRLEFLITLAIFIAIAAQLIGILLIAAFLLIPAASARLISKTPMEMIIVATVFSVISGISGLMLSASFDLLTGPAIILVAAVYLIIAYFIRLILSRLA; translated from the coding sequence ATGCTTGAAATATTTACTCAGGATTTTTTCATCAATAGTCTAATTGCAGTAGTTATGATTAGCCTAGTAACAGGCGCTTTAGGATCGTTTATGATATGGCAAAGGTTATCTTATCTTGGTGATAGTTTGTCCCATTCTTCATTGCTCGGTGTTGCACTTGCTTTGATTTTTAAGATTAGCCCATCGCTTAGCATAATGCTTATTGCAATTACATTTGCTATACTACTTTCTCTTAATTTTAACAGATTATATTCTGCCGATACGATATTGAATATCGTTACCAATGTAGTTTTATCATCGAGTTTAATACTTATGTCTTTTCTTCCATCTGGCAATAATAGTATTATTAGCTCACTGTTTGGTGATATATTAACGCTCGATCAAAGTGATATAGTATTGATTTTTTTAACTTCTGCAGTAGTTACTTTGATATTAATATTTAGATGGCGTTATTGGTTAATGATTTCAATTAATCAAGATTTAGCAGTAGTTGAGAAGATTAATGTTACCTTTGTTAGACTAGAATTTTTAATCACTCTTGCTATATTTATAGCAATTGCTGCCCAACTAATAGGAATATTACTCATTGCTGCATTTTTGCTAATACCAGCAGCATCCGCAAGACTCATCTCAAAAACTCCAATGGAGATGATTATTGTTGCAACAGTTTTTTCTGTAATCTCTGGGATATCGGGTCTCATGTTATCTGCAAGTTTTGATTTGTTAACTGGACCTGCAATTATACTTGTTGCAGCGGTATATTTAATTATCGCTTATTTTATAAGGCTAATATTAAGTAGGTTGGCTTAA
- the holA gene encoding DNA polymerase III subunit delta has translation MRVTPSKVKKFLEKPDALRGVLIHGSDNSRVDFYVQEIIASLDEYSVQVMDFAIVNKSPGLLFSELANISMFTSKKLIKLINVSGGISKELKNVLDYNASGHYVMMTATDLPHNSATKSYMESSKIFGVIACYKDSNSNLYDIISSYLKQNDIRCTNEIIYHLQSYFNHSKLPICSELEKLVLYLGERKDLKLTDIELCFSTSGNDYATLDDLCSAIASKGMSRFIRISDALISQENFSPIALIRIISNYFLRLENVLLSVQGGMSEQVAIDQLSPPLFFKQLQSFKSHLKNLQLSELKKILEKLISLEVTCKKTDLDHKMIFQHEINYWCHSSSPL, from the coding sequence ATGAGGGTTACACCATCCAAAGTTAAAAAATTCCTAGAGAAACCTGATGCTTTACGTGGTGTGTTAATTCATGGAAGTGATAACAGTAGGGTTGATTTTTATGTACAAGAAATAATTGCCAGTTTGGATGAGTATTCAGTTCAGGTGATGGATTTTGCAATAGTGAATAAGTCACCCGGTTTACTATTTTCTGAATTGGCAAACATTTCGATGTTTACCAGCAAAAAATTAATTAAGCTGATAAATGTGAGTGGAGGTATATCCAAAGAGTTAAAAAACGTATTGGATTATAATGCAAGTGGTCATTATGTAATGATGACAGCAACTGATCTTCCACACAATTCTGCAACCAAAAGTTATATGGAGAGTTCAAAAATTTTTGGTGTAATTGCTTGCTATAAGGACAGCAACAGCAATCTTTATGACATTATATCAAGTTACTTAAAACAAAATGATATAAGATGCACAAATGAGATAATCTACCATTTGCAATCTTACTTTAATCATAGCAAACTGCCTATATGTTCAGAACTTGAGAAGTTAGTTTTATACTTAGGGGAGAGAAAAGACCTAAAACTTACTGATATAGAATTATGCTTTTCAACTTCCGGCAACGACTATGCTACACTTGATGATTTATGTTCTGCCATAGCAAGTAAAGGTATGTCGCGCTTCATTAGAATTTCTGATGCATTGATATCACAAGAAAATTTTTCACCGATAGCGCTGATTCGTATTATATCAAATTACTTTTTGCGTCTTGAAAACGTTTTGCTGTCAGTGCAAGGTGGAATGAGTGAGCAGGTTGCAATTGATCAACTGAGTCCTCCATTGTTTTTTAAACAATTGCAGAGCTTTAAATCTCATTTGAAAAATTTGCAACTTTCAGAACTTAAGAAGATCTTGGAAAAATTGATAAGCTTAGAAGTTACCTGTAAAAAAACTGATTTAGATCATAAAATGATTTTTCAACATGAGATTAACTACTGGTGTCATTCAAGCAGCCCCTTATGA
- the proS gene encoding proline--tRNA ligase, with protein MRLSKYYLPTLKEKPAHAKIISHQYSLRAGLIKQIASGIYSWLPLGLLVLKNIEDIIRDEMDKSGAIEVLMPCVQPANLWRESGRYDDYGKEMLRIKDRHEEDMLFGPTHEEVATDLIRDVVKSYKDLPLCLYQIQWKFRDEVRPRYGVMRGREFLMKDAYSFDVDYESAQNSYNLMYKTYIKIFKRMGLTPIGVRADTGPIGGNLSHEFHILANTGESTLYYDNKFSELLESEDIESLKSIYAVADDMHDPETCPISQEQLNVSKGIEIGHIFYFGDKYSKSMKASVTSQDGKNVNIHMGSYGIGVSRLVGAIIEAFHDDKGIIWPEEVAPFRIGLINLQTKVTEAADKIYKALKSDEVLYDDTEGSVGVKFSRMDLIGLPWQIIVGKKAVSENIVEIKNRATGEVKEMQIEEAINHFSTK; from the coding sequence ATGCGTTTATCTAAGTATTACTTACCAACTTTAAAGGAAAAGCCTGCTCATGCTAAAATTATCTCCCATCAATATTCTTTACGTGCAGGTTTAATAAAGCAGATAGCATCTGGCATTTATTCCTGGTTACCACTTGGTCTCTTAGTGCTTAAAAATATTGAAGACATTATCAGAGATGAAATGGATAAATCTGGCGCTATTGAAGTGTTAATGCCTTGTGTGCAACCAGCAAATCTTTGGCGAGAATCAGGGCGTTACGATGATTACGGTAAGGAAATGTTGCGTATAAAGGATAGGCATGAGGAAGATATGCTTTTTGGTCCAACGCACGAGGAGGTAGCAACTGATCTAATTAGAGATGTGGTAAAAAGTTACAAAGATTTGCCACTTTGTTTATACCAAATTCAATGGAAATTCCGTGATGAGGTAAGACCACGTTATGGTGTTATGAGGGGCAGGGAATTTTTGATGAAGGATGCATATAGTTTTGATGTGGATTACGAAAGTGCACAGAATTCATATAATTTGATGTACAAGACTTACATAAAAATCTTCAAACGCATGGGACTTACCCCAATTGGAGTTCGAGCTGATACGGGGCCAATTGGAGGAAATTTGAGCCACGAGTTTCATATATTGGCAAACACTGGTGAGAGCACTTTATATTATGACAATAAATTTTCTGAACTACTAGAGAGTGAAGATATTGAAAGTTTAAAGAGTATATACGCAGTTGCAGATGATATGCATGATCCTGAGACTTGCCCTATATCACAAGAGCAGTTAAATGTTAGTAAAGGTATTGAAATAGGGCATATTTTTTATTTTGGCGACAAATACTCAAAGTCTATGAAGGCAAGTGTTACTTCTCAAGATGGAAAAAATGTCAATATACATATGGGTTCGTACGGCATTGGGGTTTCAAGACTTGTTGGTGCGATAATAGAAGCTTTTCATGATGATAAGGGAATTATCTGGCCGGAGGAGGTAGCTCCTTTCAGAATTGGTTTAATCAATTTACAAACGAAAGTAACGGAGGCTGCAGATAAAATATACAAAGCTTTGAAGAGCGATGAAGTGCTTTACGATGATACGGAAGGGAGTGTAGGAGTAAAATTTTCTAGAATGGATCTGATAGGCTTGCCGTGGCAAATAATTGTCGGAAAGAAAGCGGTAAGTGAAAATATAGTTGAAATAAAAAATAGAGCGACTGGAGAGGTAAAGGAAATGCAGATTGAGGAAGCAATAAATCACTTTAGCACAAAATGA
- a CDS encoding holo-[acyl-carrier-protein] synthase → MIHGIGTDIVYIPRVSRILQKYGEKFLNRIYTEKEIELSRKYNSQEMRARYFAKRFAAKEAFVKARGTGFSQGITMKDIEIYNDVRGKPYLTVSKDFISKIHLSLSDDGDYATAFVVICVYSSHR, encoded by the coding sequence ATGATACACGGTATCGGCACTGACATAGTATATATACCAAGAGTATCGAGGATATTACAAAAATACGGGGAAAAATTTCTCAATAGAATCTACACTGAAAAAGAAATAGAGCTAAGTAGAAAGTATAATAGTCAAGAAATGCGAGCAAGGTATTTTGCTAAACGCTTTGCAGCAAAAGAAGCTTTTGTTAAAGCACGAGGTACTGGATTTAGTCAGGGCATTACAATGAAAGATATAGAAATATACAATGATGTGAGAGGCAAGCCGTATCTTACCGTTAGCAAGGATTTTATCTCCAAAATTCATCTTTCTCTAAGTGACGATGGAGATTACGCTACTGCATTTGTTGTAATTTGCGTCTATAGCTCACACAGATAA